The following is a genomic window from Amaranthus tricolor cultivar Red isolate AtriRed21 chromosome 10, ASM2621246v1, whole genome shotgun sequence.
gacctttcaaaagttgatgattattggcttaagaagtgataagatcaagctccatcttcatttgattcttcaaaaaataaaaagcgtataaagttagtaagatgttaatgaagtgaagatataagaaagaatggtagaaagatttgatgatgggggtgcaagtgaactcatggctaaggaggggtatttataatggattttgggtaaattttagttcataagattgtatgaaaaagaaggttaacttgtgtaagtgatttagagtgtgtaagtgaaagtgtaaaagaaggttaacttgtgtaagggaatggtgatagcttgtgtaactgatgaacattatggattgatgtagaaaggattttggttcatcaaatttttgttctagtttatactagtgaaatgttttagattaatgggaaagtatgattaatgttttattatgaaaatatgatagtttacttagaaaattttggttaaaactatacttatagttaataagaaaaatatagttaatttttaggtataaaataattaaatcaaagttgtaaggttaaaatgataagtagtaaagttagtttaaggaaacgaaattgaaacgtaacgttttaataaaaccgtatatataatattaaaattttacttttcgtagtataaaataataaaataatattttagtgcttataaagaaatataagaatatatatatatttttaagtttaatatttggaagaaattacaaaatcggaataaggtttaggaattaaaggtcatttgaattagataaccaaaggattaggaattcaaaataaaatttcggaataattaatcggaagattatgattaagaaatttgagcctgttacaactctttccccctttagatagtttcgtcccgaaactaggacttaccaaaaaggttaggataacgctctcttatgtcgacctctttttcccaagtcgcctcttcaaccccttggtttgaccacaaaaccttgaccaatgaAATTCtcgaatttctcaactcttttactcgggtatctaagatcctgattggtcgttcctcatacaccaaagactcctcaatcaaaagcggctcgtgagctagaacatgagacggatcatgaacatactttctcaactgtgaaacatggaacacattatgaacttttgctaaacttggaggtaaagccaactcataagaaacttccccgactctccttagggtctcaaaaggtccaataaattttggactcaactttcctCGAACTCCAAAACGTTGGACACCCCTTGTAGGTGAAACCTTTAGGAAAACCTTGTCGccaacctcaaattgcaacatatttcgacgattatcagcataactcttttgttggctctgtgctgctctcatgttctgttgAACAATCTTCAGAGCATCAATAGATTCCTGAATCACATGTGGACCTTCGGGAATGGTCCTATCCATCAAATCCCAACACAAAGGTACTCGGCACTTCCTTCCATAAAGAGCTTCTCATAATACTAGATTGGAAACTCTTGTTGTAGGCGAACTCCACCATCTGTAATTTATCTTCCCAACAACCCTCAAAGTCCAacacacaacatctcaaaagatcctctaaagattgaatagttctctcagtctgaccatcagtcgcaggattaaaagcagtactcaagcacaacttactcccaaaagcttcctgcaacttttcccaaaacctcgATAAAAACTTCGGATCCCTATTCGAAACAATAGTCCTCGGAACACCATGAAGTCTGACAATCTCTCGGGCATAGGCATCTACTAATTTCTTGGccccccaagtattcttcatcggcacaaatctagcgaccttggtcaatctgtcaacaatgacccaaataacatcattccctcgctgggtccttggtagccctaccacaaagtccatagaaatcGAGTCCCACTTCCAATCTGGGACAGGCAAGGGTTGAAGCAACCCTAAACTCTTTTGTCTCTCAAACTTTACCCTCTGGCAGACTAGGCACTGAGACACAAAATCAGAGACATCTTTCCTtagacctttccaccaaaatatctctcttatctcctcaatcatcttatctctacctggatgcaaatgaaataaactttgatgaccttccttcagaatctcattcttcaattcaaattgatttggaacacacaatctaccgttcatcctcaactctcctctttctcctaactcaaaagcatcagtctcattttcctcaactctatggatcaactaaacaatctctggatcctcaagttgtgcctcaattatacgatcaaacaaagtgggttgtatagtcattgctcccaaatactgaccaacctcgtgtcgactacaaatctctaatcccaaactctgcatctcacgatacaactcccatggtacagacataatggcattcatagacactctcggtctcctactcaaggcatcagctaccttattcgcttttccagggtggtacacaatttcaagatcataatccttaataacctcaagccaccgcctttggcgcatgttcaattctttttggttgaagacatacctcaaattttgatgatcagtgtagatcttacACGGTAACCTATACCAATATTGTCTCCACAACTCCAAAGCAAAGATTAATGCAGCAAGTTCAATGTCATGCACggggtaattcacctcatgtggccttaactgcctcgatgcataagctatgacctttccttcttgcataagtacacaacctaaaccttcgaatgaagcatcaaaatagacctcgaatggcttgctacaatcaggcattgctaaaacaggggcggtagtaagtcttttctttaattcctcgaaagcaattgtgtgcctctcattccactgaaatcgtatctctttcttcaacagcttaaaCATGGGACGATCAACCTTAGAAAAGTTTTCAACGTATTTCCTATAGTACCCAGCTAATCCCAAAAAGCTCCAAAGTTCAGTCACATTTCTAGGAATCGGCCAGTCCGTTATTACTTTAATCTTCTCAGGATCTACAGAAATTCCACCTTTAGACACCATATgacctagaaaagaaatttcctcaagccaaaactcacacttactaaacttcccatataatttctcttttgtCAAAAGCTCCAGAATCATTCTCaagtgttcttcatgttcttccctactccttgaatataccaaaatatcatcgataaaaaTAATCacgaatttatccaaataaggacgaagatacctctacatcaaatccataaatgctgcaggtgcatttgttaacccaaatggcatcaccaaaaactcataatgtccatatcggGTCCGAAATGCTGTTTTAGGAACATCCTCCTTGgctatcctcaattgatgatatccagaccttaaatcaatcttcgagAACACCTGAGCACCTCTTAGCCgatcaaacaaatcatctatcctgggcaaagggtaacggttcttaatgatgatcttattaatctctctataatcaatacacaatctcatcgttcatccttcttcTTTACAAACAGAACAGGGGCTCCCCAGGGTGACACACTAGGTTGGATAAAACCTTTCTCTAATAACTCATCCAATTGCTTTTTCAATTCGGCtaactcagctggagcaaaacggtacgGAGTCTTAGAGATAGGGGTAGTATCAGGAATTAGATAAATATGAAAGTCAACCTCTCTCCTTGGAGGTAAACCAAGTAGATCCTCAGGGAAAACATCAgggtaatcacaaacaattggggtttcctcaagacctaacttgattttctcctcactactagcaataaaacacaaatatcccttatctccatgtttaatcatctcaatggctTGAACTGCAGAAATGGTCTGAATGGGAAACAAAAAATTCTTCCTAATCAAACATTCTTCACCTGgagccttaacccgaacgatcttctctttacacaaaatctccgcatgatgacgtcccaaccagtccattccaaaaataatatcatatgtacccaactcaaacactattaaatcGGCAGGTAGATGGTTGTCCGAAATCTTAAGAGGGAAATTAGGAAAGATACGGTCATATAGGAATGGTGAACTGTCAGGTAATAGAAtttggagattaaatttttaaggttcaagagagatagaggatttatgaaggaaagaagaagagataaaagatcggtcagctcctgaatcaaaaagaatatgagccaAAGAGTCTCCTACGACAAAATGACCAGAAATGACCTTACCCTCAAATGCCTGATGAAGACTGTCTACATGGTTGCTTATAGCGTGCAAACCCCCAGTCCTCCTAGCTATAATACTCTGAACATTTCCCGAAGAACTAGGAGCTCCATAATTACCAGTACTACTAGCTCCCAACTGGATCCCTTCTCGGCagttagtggaaacatgaccctcctttttgcatttgaagcagATGATCTTCCCAGTGCATGAACGACCTCGGTGATCCTTACCACATAAGCGTCACTTCCAAACTGTGAttcttgttgaagtggttggttggaacggcttgcgatcccaattggtcggcctcttgttcctgttgttgttgcctccatgaaattttcttttgttggtgttgtcctCTTTTTCAAGGATCCTCTCATACTCAAGCGCTCGGTTGTAGAGATCTCGGAAGTTAGGATCCTTCCCGATCcccttttggatcttaagattaagaccctCAAAGAAGCGGGAAGCACGAACACTTTCTTTGCTTACGATGTCAGAAGCAAATCGAGACAGCTCATTGAACTTACAACTGTACTCAATCACGGTCATAAGACCCTGACGAAGATGTAAgaactcattctcctttttcTGTTGAAGTGATGGCGGATAGAATTGTTGACGAAGAGTTATAAGGAAATCATCCCAAAAGGTATCTGTCATAGTGGCCTTGACAGAACGCCACCATAACTCAGTTGGACCAGATAGGTAGAAGGAAACCAGCTTTACTTTTAGGTGCGCTGGACAGTTAATGACCTCTAAAAGTTTCTCCATCTCTGCGAGCCAATTCTTAAAGCGAACCAGATCAGCTTCTCCGTCGTATTGCGGCGGACGATGATATTACTCTTGAGCCTGATTCTCCAAGAGGGTGATCAGTCGCTCATTTGTCCTTTTCATCCGAGCTAGTTGTGCTTCTAGCTCTCGAACTCTAGCTTCGTGATCAGATGAAGTTACGCCATTTCTtacctaaaaaaatttttaaacatgtgactaactttcacattaacttaattaatctgccacgtaattttacacataatcacataagcacatagaaaacaaaaagaatttttaggaagacatgttttgaaaaatcatttgaattttttttttagtcggCTATCGAGCCTTACACATGGAACTAAAATTCCAagattcgagtaactttagctctgataccacgtgtagcaggagcggcactctcgatacataattaacattaataattatacttaagataaataatgcgtaAGTGTAAAACGctgaactgctaaaaaccatttaaactaaaatcgttcaaaacataagtaaaaaaaaaatatcttacaattgagaaaatataaaataaggtttacttaaatacgaaaaaaaacataagtacaatatagtcatcaagtaaaatcattgaagctaagtcctcgatagaataattaaagttgcggcctggatcgaagcctgagctaaattttcctgcaaaatactgtcatccataacacggatgacagccgattaaatcggtcagcgataaagccgagtacaattttctcaacaagcttatgatgcgatagttaaatcatgcttaaaaaataatcatcaagcacaatatagaaggttattactcattattgacctttactaagtcattaagttacattctcaatactagcagaagttcattactgctactaactacttggtaaccttaatgcttatttaattaaattcaattaagcctcataactttaccatcatagcacatcacaggatcaaaacaataatgacaactgatatatgaaAGGGtatggttaggtgaggaccgtagtcctaaaccctaactgtggtgggattcgtcactcctctcaatactgttatgctcgagacttcacaagatgggtttttctcggaccccttgtctgacaccgcattttacgtacCGGCTAACACgaacgccgggattttacatgccggtccttggttcgacattaccttactatcagagtcatacaatcaatatcatgcaatatcaaacaagactctaaaccgaaatagtttacattcttataagtcaaactatcactagtcaaaattttgacaattctacccttttaatagaaacaaattactagtatctaataaattaatattaattaaataacaaattttggtagctatactaagattcctgaggctaaactaagtcattattatgtcataaataatcataaaagtcaagagtaatattaataacgtattttatcgaataatcagtaaaatagtaaaacggatctatcataacttAAAAAAAAGCATAATCCGACATGTTATTAaaggtccaaaatctaaatgaaatgcgttttcgagaaaaacaacgctaagcattttaacaaatttgttagactattttaccaataaaccgattaaaaatttatcaaaaccccaagatgatatggaatcaatttaaagacataagtttatttaattagtaaaattcatatatatgtatattatcatattaatcaaaaatttccatgtatatgaatttttttttgcgattttcccaaaagtattattgttttgacgaaaatatcactaaactggatatgactttaatattaccatgtaaagtttaaatgactaaaataaaatcatgttgatcatgcttttatattatcaagcAACCATAAATACATATCATGTAAcaagagagttaagaaaatgtgtaccattttcctccaaaggtggtgctaaaccaagtaagagaatattaataagaaaataagaacttaaagaaataagctccaaaagagaaagtcttcaaggctccaagcttcaaagaagtagatattcaattacccaaaagaaaatgatatccaagctccaaaagataatacttgacttttcaaaagttgatgattattggcttaagaagtgataagatcaagctccatcttcatttgattcttcaacaaataaaaagggtataaagttagtaagatgttattgaagtgaagatataagaaagaatggtagaaagatttgatgatgggggtgcaagtgatctcatggctaaggaggggtatttataatggatttttggcaaatttagttcataagattgtatgaaaaagaaggttaagttgtgtaagtgatttagagtgtgtaagtgaatgtgtaagagt
Proteins encoded in this region:
- the LOC130824972 gene encoding uncharacterized protein LOC130824972, encoding MEKLLEVINCPAHLKVKLVSFYLSGPTELWWRSVKATMTDTFWDDFLITLRQQFYPPSLQQKKENEFLHLRQGLMTVIEYSCKFNELSRFASDIVSKESVRASRFFEGLNLKIQKGIGKDPNFRDLYNRALEITEVVHALGRSSASNAKRRVMFPLTAEKGSSWELVVLDLLGLPPRREVDFHIYLIPDTTPISKTPYRFAPAELAELKKQLDELLEKGFIQPSVSPWGAPVLIDDLFDRLRGAQVFSKIDLRSGYHQLRIAKEDVPKTAFRTRYGHYEFLEISFLGHMVSKGGISVDPEKIKVITDWPIPRNVTELWSFLGLAGYYRKYVENFSKCLVCQRVKFERQKSLGLLQPLPVPDWKWDSISMDFVMVEFAYNKSFQSSIMRSSLWKEVPSTFVLGFDG